A window from SAR324 cluster bacterium encodes these proteins:
- a CDS encoding branched-chain amino acid aminotransferase encodes MDIAQELLPQQARKTPPSTLTGVTFGTVFSDHMLAIRWSSDRGGWHSAKIQPFQHLQMSPSTLVLHYGQSAFEGMKAYRGADQKIRLFRPRQNFERLQRTAQRICLPELDVETGLQALKLLLRTDQNWVPNEPGTSLYIRPTLLATEEALGLKVSKEYLFFIILCPVGPYYPEGFNPVKIIVEEKYVRAAPGGVGEAKTAGNYAASNLAEKEAQAKGYTQVLWLDAVERQYVEEVGSMNIFFVMENEIVTPQLNGTILPGITRRSVLELGRHWGLPMVERRIRIEEVLKGVRQGTIKEIFGSGTAAVISPVGELSWKGESFLVGEGKTGPVAQRFFQNLTGIQYGEMEDPYEWMELIDE; translated from the coding sequence ATGGACATCGCACAGGAACTACTTCCGCAGCAAGCACGCAAGACCCCACCGAGCACACTGACTGGGGTAACCTTTGGCACCGTCTTTTCGGACCACATGCTAGCGATTCGCTGGAGTAGCGATCGTGGTGGCTGGCATTCTGCCAAGATTCAGCCCTTCCAACACCTGCAGATGTCTCCATCCACCCTGGTGCTGCACTATGGTCAGTCAGCCTTTGAAGGGATGAAGGCCTATCGAGGAGCTGATCAAAAGATTCGCCTCTTTCGCCCTCGGCAGAATTTTGAGCGACTCCAACGAACTGCTCAGCGAATCTGTCTACCCGAACTGGATGTTGAAACTGGACTACAAGCACTCAAGCTGCTGCTGCGTACCGATCAAAACTGGGTTCCAAATGAACCAGGCACATCGCTCTATATCCGCCCAACTCTGCTTGCTACCGAAGAAGCACTGGGACTGAAGGTTTCCAAGGAATACCTGTTCTTCATCATCCTCTGCCCCGTCGGACCCTACTACCCAGAAGGCTTCAACCCAGTCAAGATCATTGTCGAAGAAAAGTACGTCCGAGCTGCCCCTGGTGGGGTCGGTGAAGCGAAGACAGCAGGCAACTACGCTGCTAGCAATTTGGCTGAAAAGGAAGCCCAGGCAAAGGGCTACACACAGGTTCTCTGGCTGGATGCGGTGGAACGACAATATGTCGAAGAAGTTGGTTCCATGAACATCTTCTTTGTCATGGAAAATGAAATTGTAACGCCCCAACTCAACGGAACCATCCTACCGGGCATCACCCGTCGATCCGTTCTGGAACTTGGACGCCACTGGGGACTACCAATGGTAGAGCGGCGTATCCGTATTGAGGAGGTACTCAAAGGGGTGCGTCAAGGAACCATCAAGGAGATCTTTGGTTCTGGAACTGCTGCCGTCATTTCTCCGGTTGGTGAACTCAGTTGGAAGGGTGAGAGCTTTCTCGTTGGAGAAGGAAAGACCGGACCTGTTGCCCAACGTTTCTTCCAAAACCTAACTGGCATCCAGTATGGTGAGATGGAAGATCCCTATGAATGGATGGAACTGATCGACGAATGA
- a CDS encoding DNA-3-methyladenine glycosylase translates to MDGTDRRMTPVDRDFFDRDACEVARDLLGKVLWHHLDGQWLAAQLIETEAYYLTEKGSHASLGWTPKRNALFQAPGTIYMYYAHGGDSFNFSCQGEGNAVLLKSAVIFPFFPDDPTSQAMVQTMQHRNRIAGRIRDSKRLCSGQTLLCRSLGLKVPDWDQQQLIADSLELLDTDYRPEQVLQTTRLGIPAGRDEQLPYRFIDAGFANYCTRNPLRVRKSPPVVRILSTSDSIACPHA, encoded by the coding sequence ATGGATGGAACTGATCGACGAATGACTCCCGTAGACCGGGATTTTTTTGATCGCGATGCCTGCGAAGTTGCTCGAGATCTATTAGGGAAAGTGTTGTGGCATCACCTGGATGGACAGTGGTTGGCGGCACAGCTGATCGAAACAGAAGCCTACTACCTGACTGAGAAAGGCAGCCACGCCTCGCTGGGTTGGACTCCCAAACGCAACGCTCTCTTCCAAGCACCCGGTACCATCTACATGTACTATGCGCACGGTGGCGACTCCTTCAACTTCAGTTGTCAGGGAGAAGGTAACGCCGTGCTGCTCAAATCAGCGGTCATTTTTCCCTTCTTTCCAGACGATCCAACTTCCCAAGCAATGGTGCAAACCATGCAGCACCGCAATCGTATCGCCGGTCGGATTCGTGACTCAAAGCGACTCTGCTCAGGACAAACCCTGCTCTGTCGCTCTCTAGGACTAAAGGTTCCAGATTGGGATCAACAACAGTTGATAGCAGACAGCCTGGAGCTACTGGATACCGACTATCGTCCGGAACAAGTCCTGCAAACCACTCGTCTTGGAATTCCAGCGGGTCGGGACGAACAGCTCCCCTACCGCTTCATCGATGCTGGCTTTGCCAATTACTGTACTCGCAATCCACTGCGAGTTCGGAAATCGCCGCCAGTGGTACGTATTCTTTCTACTTCTGACTCTATCGCGTGTCCTCATGCGTGA